aaaaagcagagtgCAGAATACCATAGGATCCCATTTGTATGTGGGTGGTTTTAAGGGGACATTTTGTTATATACATGATTGAGTCTGCACAGAGAAAATTCTGGGGAGTGAAATGGTAAGCAGACCTACTATTCgctgcatataattttttataatttttgaatttttaccaTGATGCACTAGTTTTGTCATCTTAAAacctactattaaaaaaaaataaagataagcatAGTGCAGTGCTCTTTTTTAGAAATCactgcttctttttaaattatgttatattagtcaccatacagtacatcattagtttttgatgtagtgttccatgattcattgtttgcatataacatccactGTTCCATGCAatgtttatttacaaaaaccaAATGCCTTCATTCAaacacagaaacatgaaaagaaaaaggaagatagctacaaaaaaatctataaagaaaaaggtagaaaatacATACctcataacattttttaaaaatccatttcccACTCTGCCCTACCAGATTACCAGTTTTAACAGTCATGTGTATATCTTCTTCTAGGTGTTTCTGTATGATTCTATAGCATGTATAATTTTCCTTACACTAAAAATAGGATCAGACTatacaaaatgtttttttcacttataaaatatatgttgtaCCTCCTTCCCTGCCACCGTACTCTTCCTCATCTTTGGACTAGTTTACCTCTGTGTGTCCCCAGCCTACATACAGTTTACTTGACCAAAACTTGAGACAGATGCTCTTCTAAGCAAAGCTGCAGTGGCCACCCTTACACACGCACACTGTAACATCTCCACCATGACAGCACTTCGATAGGACTGCTGGGGCACTTAACATGGTGACACTGCCAAAATTCCACGCAgctcctctccctgccaccctTCACCACAAACCCTTCTTGGACAATGCCTACAGCAATGTAAGCCACCTTCTGGACACCATGATAAATCACACAAAGAGACTCAAGACCTGCCACCTGGGACCCACAGACCTCATGAGAGCTTGTCCATCAGGACATGACCATTCCTGCAGCTATGTGAcagaagaagataaaagaatgatAAAGAGTGTTGTATTTATATTACACAACCACAGATTAAATCTGGAATGAAAAGACAGAGTCCGCATCACCATCACTATGGTAAAACATGAATCACCCATGAAATGTCTTGCTTGCACTCAGCGGCTTTGAGCTATGCCTCAGACCCCTTGTGTTATccctgtccactctcttctgccCTTAGATAAGCCTATGGAAATTCTCCAACCTCATGGAAAAGTGGAGTCAATAACCAGGCTCATGAAGATTCCAAACACCATGTAAGAAAGGAATGAAAGCCCTTGGTCTAGAGAAGAAAACAGCCTGGGAGTGGTGACCGTACTCATCACAAATCTCAAAGGGCTGTCTCGAAGACAGAGGAGCAGACTAAGTGTAGAACAGGAGTGAAAGTTTGGAACAACTGGCAGGCTGATTTTCAAGCTAGACCAGAGAGAACTTTCTAACCATTAAAACTGTCCAGAGCTTCTACGGGAGGCCTTCACAACCACCTGGACTAGAGTCAATGGCATCTTTGGAAgccaagagagaaagaggacaatgTGCATGGCAGCAGGAACAGTACTGTCTGAAGAAGTCCAACTGGCTATCCCCAAGGAGCCACaactgtctttattatttttgtaaaatccTCCTACCCCAAGATTCAGTCTATGATTTTCTAGCTCATAAACCTATTCTGATTAGAACATGAATAGGTTAGTCTCTCACAAAGATTTATATCAACCAAGCATAAAAAGATGGCTATACAAACCAGAATGTCAATGCACTCATTTACATTCAGCCATCAGGTAAACCACAAACTCATGTTTGATGTTCCTCATCAAACATCCTTCTCCTCTTGGCAGACAGAGTCAATGGGAATAGTTGTATCCATGGAATTTTAATTCTTAAAGTCTATCAGTCAAGACTTTGGCTTGGCCAATGCCAGGATGGGCTCTGGCCCTGCCCAGGCACTGTTGTGCCTTCCCTCAATCCTCATTTGCATGGATGGCTTCAGAATGTTCTGCTCCATCTTCTCAATCTTAAATACCTCAATCTTGTCATTATAAGTCCTGCCAATCTAGGAGACTCTTTATAAAGTGACTTCATAAATTTCTACTCTTATTAACTGCATTTGAGTTTCATGTCTCAAATCTCACAGGACAGATCTTTTTCTGGTAAAGAAAACATTACTTGCATAAGGGGAATAGAGGGAATTCTCCTGCACAAGCTGACTGAATATTGTACTGAGAAGCAGTATCAAGTGATAACTGAGAGTGCAGATTCCCCCAAGTGAATCCAAGTTCATCACttactatgtgaccttggataaatCACATAATCTCCcttgcctcagcttcctcttctgCAAAGCAGGGATAATGATATCTGCTCATGGGGTTTGTgatgaggatgaaatgagttaatgAATAAAGTCCTGGCACCCACTCTGGCTCATAGAAATGGTTTGCCACCATGATTACCAAGCTCTGATATAAACTCTGCCTATGTAATCCTCCCCATGAGACAAGTCGTATTCTTGTCTCCACTTTaccaatgagaaaacagaagctcagCAATTCCAGACAGAAAGCTGGAATTGAAACTCAAGTCTCTCTCACCATGAAGCCAGAACCCACCTGGTCACCCTCACCCTCATCTCACAGATGGTGGGAACCATGGGGGGAAGCCTGGAGTCTACTTTCATCACCGCAGTCCATCCTTGAGCAAGAACAATGGTCATGTTCTCTGCCTACGGTGAGGCCAGAGCTAGCTGGTGAGAAGCATAAGTTGTGCAATGTGAGCAGCTGCCTTGGCAGATGTGTCCACAGCTAAACACGACGGAGTTTCATTTCCAGAGTCAAGAGAAAACACCTATCCCAAAACATTCTCCATGACCTTCTCAGAGGTAGATGGGCTGAAGCAACGGCCAGCCCTCCCTCTCTGCTGTTTTCTGCTATAAAAAACTGCCAGAAGTACAACTCTGCCAGCTCCTCATACAGCCGCTGGCTCTGATCAAGGGTCCCTGGCCCCCCTGGGTTTACTGGGCATTTGAACACAGTTCACTGagcctataaaagagaaaatatacttaATGAACCtatagaagaggaaaggagagtcaTGACTTTAAAACTGAGGGctccaaggcacctgggtggcccagttggttaagctactgccttccgctcaggtcatgatcctggagtcctgggatcaagtcccgcactgtgctcccagttccatggggaatctgcttctccctcggaccctctcccctctcatgctctctctcactctctctatctcaaacaaataaataaaatctttttttaaaaaactgggggcacctgggtggctcagtcgttaagtgtctctctttggctcaggtcatgatcccagggtcctggaatccagacccccatcgggttccctgcttggcaggaagcctgcttctccctctccttctgctgctcccctgcttgtgttccctctctcactgtgtgtctctttgtcaaataaataaataaaatcttcaaaaaaaaaaatttgaaggccCCAGAAGGAATGTTCATCCATTGAAAGCAGGGCCGTACAGAAGGACAACTGTGTAAATGGACAAGTCAGAATTTCAAGCTGTCCTTAACATTGTTGTATGACTTTAAGCAAGGTATTCAACCTCTAtgacttctgtttcctctctttcaGAATGGAAGAATCTCTACCTTGCAGGTTTATTGTGACTAAGGGCAAATGTACATAAAACGCTGGGACTATTATTTTGGAGATATAAAGAACCTCATTAACCTAGGACAACCAAAGACTAGGAtggagagaaatattttttaagggaCCAAGAAAGCTAAACATTGAAATTTTTATACATGTAAGTTAACTACAAAGGGAAGAGATAAAAGGAACAAATATTTTTAGTACCTACTACAGGCCAGAGATCTCATTAGGCTCTTTACCTACACTAAATCTCACAAATCCCATGTGGCAGGTTTTATTaccctcatttcacagataatgAAACTGATCATAGGAGAGGCTTTACAAGACCACATAGCTAGTGTGTGTATGGTGAGGCCGGGAACCAAGGGCTTCCTGACCCCATCCAGATCTCTTTCTGATCCATCATTCTACATCTGCTTCCAAAGTGAAAATGCCAGGAACTCCCTGGAGAAGAATAACGCTTGACATTTATAGAGTAGCCcagagcagtgcttctcaaagcaTCTTTGGGGAGAACCcactttgttttgtcttgttttaattcATTAATGTATCACAGACTGTGACATTTGTGaaacataatagaaataaattactagaaatgtaaaattttaaaggacATACAAAaatactcaactttttttttcccattagattCAACACACACAACATTCCTCTGTCAAATTCTTGTAAAATTTCCCTAGCATTTGCTCTCAGTTTTATATCTCATCATGGACCAGCCTTGTGGACCACATTTTGACTAGTACTGTCCTACAGTTAAAGCTGCCCACATATCCCAGAGAGAGATCTCAGAAAGTCCTCTAGGTTTGCCTTCTGTTTCCAGGCAAGGTTATGGGAAATCCCCAATGCTGCTGggctctctttccttcttaacaGCATCTGTTGAAAGCCTCACCCCAGCAGTGAGGGCAAAGATCACCCATACATGGTTTGCTGCCTGTTGTCCCAGGGCGACTTGGTTCCCGAAGATGTCAGTGTTGCCACTGCCACCATCGAGACCAAGCGTACCATCCCGTTTGTGGACTGGTGCCTAACTAGCTTCAAAGTAGGCATTAATTACCAGCCTCCCACTGTGGTACCTGGTGCAGACCTGGCCAAGGCACAGCGAGCTGAGTGCATGCTGAGCAGCACCACAGCCACTGCAAAGGCCTGGGCTCGCCTGGCCCACAAGTTTGACCCAACGTATGCCAAGTGTGCCTTTGTTCACAGGAATGTGGGTGAGGGCATGGAGGAAGGAGAGTTTTCTGAGGCCCGTGAGGACATGGCTGCCCTTAAGAGGAttatgagaggggcgcctgggtggctcagttggttaagcgactgccttcagctcaggtcataatcctggagtcccggaatcgagtcccatattgggctccccgcttggcaggaagtctgcttctccctctgacctctttcctctcatgctctctttctctctcattctctctctctctcaaataaataaataaaataaaataaaataaaaaagaaggatatGAGGAGGCTGGAGTGGatagtgcagagggagaggatgagggtAAAGAGTATTAACCTGCTATGATTTTACACTCTGTTGTCTTGGGactgtctcatttctttttttttttttttcttttctttaaacaaatttGTAGTTTATTTGGCTTTTTAGTATGGCTGTTCCAAAATTTAACTCAAACAGAAGCCTAGAGGCCGCAGTAACATCAGGGGAAGTCACCTCTGTCCAGTCTGGATCAGAACATTGGATCCCGAGGTTTATCTGAAGCTTCTGGTTCAGCCCTCATCCCCTCTCCCCTAGTGTTCACACCCTGCTCCCATCCACTGTGGTTTCCCCTCACTGTCTGCTCTCCTCTGCAAACACCTGGCCATTGTCAGTTCTCCTCAGGTCACGCAGAGGCAGGAGGTAGAGtcactgagcagggaagggaggcaggaCAGGTGGAGAAGAAAATCCACAGTTACTACCTACTTAGGTTTTCAGGTGTCAGCCCTGCATGTATTAGCTCTCATTATCTTCATGACACCAGCTGAGGCTGGTATCATTGtcccaattttacagataagattTGAAGATCAGACAAATGTTGGAAGCAGGGATTGGGACTCAGCTCTATCCGAGATTTGCCAGCCTAAGTCCTACAGTGCAATGCCTAGCGGAAGGGAGAGTGGAAGCTGCTCTCAAGGCACCACCATGGCCAGCCTCAAGCTCCATGCCCTCCAGGCTCCTAAGCAAGCCACACCTGCAAGGCCCACAGTACCTATTTGCTCTCACATGGCCAGATAGCAACAAATATGCCAATAACACTCCCTCACTACCATCCCCTAACATCCAGGGGTAAATTAGGAAAGGTGTCCTCCCTCGGACCCCTGGCTCCATATTGCATAACTAAAGCAGAGGCCCAGAGGAATTTTTCGAAGTCTCCCCTTTGCTTGCTCACCCCAACTCACCCTTCAGGGCTCAACCAGTCTCCTCAGCCCCACATAGACACCACCCTGACCTCTTTCCCTCAAGCTGGAGGGGGCACCCCACTCTGCAACAGTGATGGCAACTGTTCACTGCAGTTTCCATATAATTTCCAGAGTCTCTGTGTATCTTACCTCACTGCATTTTTACAACAGCCCTTTGAGGAAAGGTTCATTACCCCTTTCCTCCACAGAAggtaactgaggctcagagaacttAAGTAACTTACACAAAGTCAAAGAGATACTAGGGAACAGAGATGTGACTGGAACCGAGGTCCCTCCGTTGCAGGGCACTGCCACCTATCAGGATAGATTCACAAAGAATTCAGCACATGGAAGGTTTCAATAAATAATTCCCTGACAACTACCAAAATCAGAAGCAGTGGGCAAAATAGGAAATAGGTTAACATTTTTATGGCAGATCAGATCATGAATTCTGCTTGACCATGCAAAATGATATTATAGAATAGCTACCAGCATGGAAAGATGTTCGGTCTGTTGAATGAGCAAGGCAGGCTACAGAAAGGTACAGCCTAATCCTATTCAATATACCTACTACCAAGCCATATAgctaggtacacacacacacacacacacacacacacaccttcaagaaaaaatacaacaaatgtCAACAATGGGCAAATCTTTGTTATGAGATTGGGAGTGgcctgtattattattttttcaacctacattttctaaagttttcacACTAACTACGGCCTCCCTAGCCTTGAAAGAGCATACCTGAACACAACTGGAGGGACCACATTGAGAGTGTGTGACAACAATAAGCACAAAAGgttgttttattttgccttttttttaatgtactgtgagTGAGTTAAGATTATCTCGGTCTTTCATCACCACTAATCCAGAGCATTATTTATTCCAGAAGAGTCCAGTGATTGAAATGTGGAAGGAATTAGGGTCTTCCAAAGCCAGAATTTTTAGTGATGCAAACTGAATTTGCTCAATGTTACCCATCGTTTATTTCTGTTGGATGCTCCTAGGCCCTGTTTATTTATGATGAATTTGTTTTCCTGATTGGCTGATAATGACGGGAAAACAGAGAAGTCAACCACCAGCTCTGTGCACTTTTATTATCCTCGATGTTACTATCACGAAAGGCTTTGGGGTATAGAGGTGCACAGTTGTCTCGAACCCAAGAAGTGAAGGAGTTGTTCACTGGAGTGTAAGGGAGGCCCCTGAAGCTCCACAGTTAACCTCCCCACCAGACCTTCCAACCAAGTTCTGTTACCCCCAGATATGGACTTGCAGAAGGTCTCTTGCTAAGCTTACTGAGATTTTTACATGGTAATCATGTTTTCCAATCCCCAAACTGACTATGAGGGAAGTAGAATATTGAGAAAAATACGGCCTCTGGCATCGGAAACACCTGGACTGCCAGTCCACTCTCACTCACGAGCTGTGTGACTATCCAACAGCCTCTTACCCTCAGCTGACTTCCACATCCTCCCTATGAAATGCAGATAACACTGGGTTGTTCAGACCAGTAACTCAGCTAAGCTGTGTGAGATGCTGTGGCCTTCCCCAGCTGTTGCCCAGTATCAGTAGGTTTTCAATCCACAGAAACTATTGTTAGATGAGCTGGCTAAGGCTggaaatgccactggaatttttattAACTGAGTTATTAACAAGTTGGAGGTTGTAGCCATAGGTGAAGATGCGGTGGCTTATCCCAAATTTACAGGACAGCTCTCAAAACTGCCTTCAGTTTTGAGGTATATGTATCTTCCACCTCTTTGTTAAGCAGGTGAAACAAAGTCACTGTGAGAAGTGTACAAGATACACTCCACTCTTGTACCCTTCTTTACTTAGTCAACATCAAaaacatctttccatgtcagtACCTTCTCTTCAACATCGTTTTTCATGGATGAGATATAATTCAGTAACTCACAGGTCATTAAAGGAAGACAAAGGCAAAACAGAACAGTCTCTCTGCATGAGGCCCCAGggtggtgtgcaggcagagttGTCTAAGACTAGACAGGCCAGATGTCGCACAACACTCCCTCCTACAAACGCTGCATGTCCATCCCTCAGCCAGAGCCCTCCCTCCAGCCAGCTCCTGAGCCATGCAGACAGCTTTGGCCAAAGTTAGAGCCGTCGCATGGGAGCCCACTGTGATGAAGAGGTGCAAGGAGGAGTGAAATCGTGCTCGCATGGGAGCCCACTGTGACGAAGAGTTGCAAGGAGGAGTGAAATCATGCTCTAAAATACGGCGGGTTTTTAAAGAACCACtgggcaggaggggaaggaggggggctgGGAGATGGGCTGGTCAGGAAATGCCAGTTTAAAGTTAGCTCTGACCTATTAATCAGCAGCGGGGACAATGATGCAGGAGGGGCGGGAAGGCCGGACATGTGTTCGCGCCAGATTTATGGGCCCAGAACAAAGGGTGGCCTGCTCGTTTAGAgagtctctttcccttttcctctggcaAAACGAGGACATTGTTTGAAAAgccaaaaagaacaaatattctaAAGACTGAGGT
Above is a window of Meles meles chromosome 11, mMelMel3.1 paternal haplotype, whole genome shotgun sequence DNA encoding:
- the LOC123952551 gene encoding tubulin alpha chain-like, whose protein sequence is MVCCLLSQGDLVPEDVSVATATIETKRTIPFVDWCLTSFKVGINYQPPTVVPGADLAKAQRAECMLSSTTATAKAWARLAHKFDPTYAKCAFVHRNVGEGMEEGEFSEARS